A window of the Synechococcus sp. LTW-R genome harbors these coding sequences:
- the hisS gene encoding histidine--tRNA ligase, with product MAKLQSLRGMVDLLPEQIALWQRVEATARDHFARAGVAEIRTPVLETTELFARGIGEATDVVGKEMYTFSDRGDRSCTLRPEGTASVVRAAIQHGLLSQGPQRLWYGGPMFRYERPQAGRQRQFHQIGLEMLGFDSARSDVEAIATAWDLLKDLGVQGLVLELNSLGSALDRARYREELVAWLSARETQLDEDSQVRLRTNPLRILDSKNKDTQALLADAPTLADALSPESQQRFAQVCSGLTALGIPFALNPRLVRGLDYYSHTAFEITSDQLGAQATVCGGGRYDGLVEQLGGASTPAIGWAIGLERLVLLLSQQAPVTTDAPDLYLVNRGKQAQWSALVLARELRQRGFSVELDSSGSAFGKQFKRADRSGSAWAAVLGDGEVEQGILTLKALRQETALQNEQILKLTDLDQLVSILSA from the coding sequence GTGGCGAAGCTGCAGAGTCTGCGGGGCATGGTCGATCTGTTGCCTGAGCAGATCGCCCTCTGGCAGCGGGTGGAAGCTACGGCCCGTGACCACTTCGCAAGAGCGGGTGTCGCCGAGATTCGAACACCGGTTCTGGAAACCACTGAACTCTTTGCCCGCGGCATCGGCGAAGCCACCGATGTGGTCGGCAAGGAGATGTACACCTTCAGCGATCGTGGGGATCGCAGCTGCACATTGAGGCCGGAGGGCACCGCCTCCGTGGTCCGAGCAGCGATTCAGCACGGGTTGTTGAGCCAGGGCCCGCAACGGCTTTGGTATGGGGGGCCGATGTTCCGCTATGAGCGCCCCCAAGCAGGTCGGCAGCGCCAGTTTCACCAGATTGGCCTCGAAATGCTTGGCTTTGACTCAGCGCGTTCCGACGTTGAGGCGATTGCGACAGCTTGGGATCTGCTCAAGGACTTGGGTGTCCAGGGTTTGGTGCTGGAGCTGAACTCTCTTGGCAGTGCGTTAGATCGCGCTCGCTACCGCGAAGAACTCGTGGCTTGGCTCTCAGCTCGCGAGACTCAATTGGACGAGGATTCTCAGGTGCGCTTGCGTACAAATCCACTGCGCATTCTTGACAGCAAGAACAAGGACACCCAAGCCTTATTGGCGGATGCCCCGACGCTTGCCGATGCCTTGTCCCCAGAGAGTCAGCAGCGTTTTGCTCAGGTGTGCTCCGGCTTGACAGCTCTTGGAATTCCTTTTGCCTTGAATCCTCGGCTGGTACGTGGTTTGGATTACTACAGCCACACTGCTTTTGAAATCACCAGTGATCAGCTCGGGGCTCAGGCCACCGTGTGTGGCGGCGGCCGCTACGACGGTCTTGTTGAGCAGCTCGGTGGGGCATCGACGCCCGCCATTGGCTGGGCGATTGGCTTAGAGCGTTTGGTGCTTCTGCTTTCGCAGCAGGCCCCAGTGACGACTGATGCTCCCGATTTGTATCTGGTGAATCGCGGTAAACAGGCTCAATGGTCTGCGCTTGTTCTGGCGAGGGAGCTCAGGCAACGTGGATTCAGTGTCGAGTTGGATTCCTCGGGTTCAGCCTTTGGTAAGCAGTTCAAGCGAGCCGATCGCAGCGGTTCAGCCTGGGCCGCTGTTCTGGGCGATGGAGAGGTGGAGCAGGGAATCCTGACCTTGAAGGCGCTTCGTCAGGAAACGGCATTGCAGAACGAGCAGATCCTGAAGTTGACTGATCTTGATCAGCTGGTCAGCATCCTCTCCGCTTGA
- a CDS encoding SGNH/GDSL hydrolase family protein, which produces MAFSVAALELGCRFIGIEAPRLYRTDSDRGWTLKSNVRTHWSQEGSAPVRTNSQGYRDSEWALAKEPGVLRIAVLGDSFTEALQVPLEQTWVNQLPTAMAAVPGCRLLQGFPKGAETLNFGVGGYGTGQSWLTWQKDAQRFQPQVVLHAVYFENDLRDNIESERGSGSSPTFSLHQGTLSRSDAFRSSPDYRFRQSWAGQLSDWVLGWSRLAQLINQLKNLRNARAGEECDTDGCTFFPLGPDGTKLYGPDPEDLPESWEILRSILRQWNKESKNRGSRLVVTSVTTPPQLWPNRQERDQKVKDQQLDWFKPETQLAGLLKADGIPYLPLAQELQQQADEQGLIAHGFAGQKPGPGYGHWNREGHKAAATVLARKLCSLDLPLING; this is translated from the coding sequence GTGGCCTTCTCAGTGGCGGCCTTGGAGTTGGGCTGCCGTTTCATTGGCATTGAGGCCCCCAGGCTTTACCGAACTGATTCCGATCGCGGCTGGACCCTCAAATCCAACGTACGCACCCACTGGAGTCAGGAGGGATCCGCTCCAGTGCGCACCAATTCCCAGGGCTATCGAGACAGCGAATGGGCATTGGCGAAGGAGCCGGGCGTTTTGCGCATTGCCGTCCTTGGCGATTCCTTCACCGAAGCCCTGCAGGTGCCACTGGAGCAAACCTGGGTGAATCAACTGCCCACGGCGATGGCGGCGGTGCCGGGATGTCGTCTGCTGCAAGGGTTTCCCAAAGGCGCTGAAACCCTGAATTTTGGAGTCGGCGGATACGGAACGGGGCAGAGCTGGCTGACCTGGCAAAAGGACGCCCAGCGGTTTCAACCTCAAGTGGTCCTTCACGCTGTCTACTTCGAAAACGACCTCAGGGACAACATTGAGAGCGAACGGGGGAGTGGCTCCAGCCCGACGTTTTCACTCCATCAAGGCACCCTGAGCCGCAGCGATGCCTTCCGTAGCAGCCCGGACTATCGCTTCAGACAGTCCTGGGCGGGACAACTCAGCGATTGGGTCCTGGGCTGGAGCCGTCTCGCCCAATTGATCAACCAACTGAAAAATCTGCGCAACGCTCGAGCTGGAGAAGAGTGCGATACAGATGGCTGCACTTTTTTCCCTCTGGGTCCTGATGGGACCAAGCTCTATGGGCCCGATCCCGAAGATCTCCCAGAAAGCTGGGAGATCTTGAGGTCAATCCTTCGGCAATGGAACAAAGAATCCAAGAACAGGGGAAGTCGACTGGTTGTCACCAGCGTGACCACACCTCCGCAACTCTGGCCGAATCGCCAAGAACGTGACCAAAAAGTCAAAGACCAGCAGCTGGACTGGTTCAAACCGGAGACCCAGCTCGCAGGCCTCCTGAAAGCCGATGGCATCCCTTACCTGCCACTTGCACAGGAGCTGCAGCAACAGGCGGATGAACAAGGCTTAATTGCCCATGGTTTTGCCGGACAAAAACCTGGACCTGGCTATGGCCATTGGAACCGAGAGGGGCACAAAGCAGCCGCCACCGTTCTTGCCCGAAAGCTCTGCTCCCTGGACCTACCCCTGATCAATGGTTGA
- the galE gene encoding UDP-glucose 4-epimerase GalE has translation MAQLLITGGAGFIGSHTCLVLLDAGHDLVVLDDFSNSSPESLKRVRQLANVGSDSLRLQVVEGDIRSKSDLRKGFQAGQSVDAVIHFAGLKAVGESVREPLRYWDVNVAGSQSLLSVMREAKCRTLAFSSSATLYGLPERVPVTEDDPVQPINPYGFTKAAVEQMLKDLSSSEPGWRIGRLRYFNPVGAHPSGQIGEDPNGIPNNLFPFVSQVAVGRRQELQVFGSDWPTPDGTGVRDYIHVMDLAEGHLAAIQHLMEQGPQLLTVNLGSGQGHSVLEVVQAFEKASSRPVAYQLVERRPGDAATTVADPSLANRVLGWRTKRSLAEICRDGWSWQSQNPEGYPDS, from the coding sequence TTGGCACAACTGCTGATCACAGGCGGAGCAGGCTTTATCGGCAGCCACACCTGTCTGGTGTTGCTGGACGCCGGTCACGATCTCGTGGTGCTGGATGACTTCAGCAACAGCTCCCCTGAATCGCTCAAGCGGGTCCGCCAACTCGCGAATGTTGGGAGCGACTCCTTGCGACTCCAAGTTGTGGAAGGAGACATCAGGAGCAAGAGCGACCTGCGGAAAGGCTTCCAGGCAGGGCAATCAGTCGACGCAGTCATCCATTTCGCCGGCCTCAAGGCCGTTGGCGAGTCCGTGCGTGAGCCCCTGCGCTACTGGGATGTGAATGTGGCCGGAAGTCAGTCCCTGCTGTCCGTCATGCGGGAGGCGAAATGCCGGACCCTCGCCTTCAGCAGCAGCGCCACCCTCTACGGCCTGCCCGAGCGTGTCCCCGTCACTGAAGACGATCCAGTCCAACCCATCAACCCTTACGGCTTCACCAAGGCCGCTGTGGAACAAATGCTGAAAGACCTCAGCAGCAGCGAACCGGGTTGGCGGATCGGGCGGTTGCGCTACTTCAACCCCGTCGGAGCCCATCCCAGCGGACAGATCGGCGAAGACCCCAACGGCATTCCCAACAACCTCTTCCCCTTCGTCTCACAAGTGGCAGTTGGACGGCGCCAAGAGCTCCAAGTCTTTGGAAGCGACTGGCCCACCCCGGATGGCACAGGCGTCCGCGACTACATCCACGTCATGGACCTGGCCGAGGGACACCTCGCCGCCATTCAGCACCTGATGGAGCAGGGACCCCAATTGCTCACCGTCAATCTGGGGAGCGGGCAAGGTCATTCTGTCTTGGAGGTGGTCCAAGCCTTTGAGAAGGCCTCAAGCAGACCAGTGGCTTACCAACTGGTCGAGCGACGCCCGGGAGATGCCGCAACCACCGTGGCTGATCCGTCCTTGGCGAATCGCGTGCTGGGGTGGCGGACGAAGCGATCGCTGGCAGAGATCTGCCGCGATGGCTGGTCCTGGCAGTCTCAAAACCCGGAGGGCTACCCGGACAGCTGA
- a CDS encoding CCA tRNA nucleotidyltransferase, producing the protein MEIPDVPKLLLEALTQAAAGERCALVGGVVRDLLLHRHHEDPWRGLPDLDIVVEGRAAELVQRLPEVLESQFACSIPLSLQEHGAFGTFELELQLPAEFGGTWLLDVASAREETYPEPGENPTVRLGSLKDDLARRDFTVNAMALELASGEVLDVHHGQADLSARQLNFLHPASLRDDPTRWVRGARYAARLGFQFSTAAQQQALSTLDQWPWRWRPGDDPGQAPPALGTRLRMELELLFQREPWPEALQELQQIGGLALLDTQLQQDASWARRLQWAQRLTVPLLPALVAGAADPLGLAERLQLPHRQHKLLVQLQELKNRLNAVPTDALLPSWWAEFLEAPGLSPEAVALAISFGGPHWHSLLRWWGRWRHVRSPISAASLMQEEGLRPGAELGVRLKALRLAALDQLSG; encoded by the coding sequence ATGGAGATTCCTGACGTCCCCAAGCTCCTACTGGAGGCGTTGACTCAGGCGGCCGCTGGCGAGCGCTGTGCCCTTGTTGGAGGTGTGGTGCGTGATCTCCTGCTGCACCGCCACCACGAAGATCCCTGGCGCGGTCTACCCGATCTGGACATCGTCGTTGAGGGGCGCGCGGCCGAGTTAGTTCAGCGTCTCCCCGAAGTGCTGGAGAGCCAGTTCGCATGCTCGATCCCCCTCAGCCTTCAAGAGCACGGAGCGTTTGGCACCTTCGAGTTGGAGCTGCAGCTTCCCGCTGAATTCGGTGGCACCTGGCTCTTGGATGTCGCCTCTGCCCGCGAGGAGACGTATCCCGAACCAGGAGAGAACCCCACCGTTCGTCTTGGAAGCCTGAAGGATGACCTGGCTCGCCGTGATTTCACGGTCAACGCCATGGCCTTGGAGCTCGCCAGTGGGGAGGTACTCGATGTACACCACGGTCAAGCCGACCTCTCAGCACGTCAACTCAATTTTCTGCATCCCGCCAGCCTCAGGGATGACCCCACGCGTTGGGTGCGTGGCGCTCGCTACGCGGCTCGGCTCGGTTTTCAGTTCTCGACAGCGGCTCAGCAGCAGGCCCTGAGCACCCTGGATCAGTGGCCCTGGCGTTGGCGGCCTGGTGATGATCCTGGCCAGGCCCCACCGGCATTGGGGACGCGTCTACGAATGGAGCTGGAACTGCTGTTTCAGCGTGAGCCTTGGCCGGAGGCACTCCAGGAACTTCAGCAGATAGGCGGATTGGCTCTGCTCGACACCCAGTTGCAGCAGGACGCTTCATGGGCCCGTCGTCTCCAGTGGGCTCAGCGCTTGACAGTGCCTTTGTTGCCGGCTCTGGTCGCAGGGGCTGCTGATCCTTTGGGTTTAGCGGAACGGCTTCAGTTGCCGCACCGTCAGCACAAGCTCTTGGTGCAACTCCAGGAATTGAAGAACCGACTCAACGCAGTCCCGACCGATGCACTACTGCCCTCGTGGTGGGCTGAGTTTTTGGAAGCGCCTGGGCTTAGTCCTGAGGCTGTGGCGTTGGCCATCTCGTTTGGTGGCCCCCATTGGCATTCACTGCTGCGTTGGTGGGGCCGATGGCGGCATGTGCGTTCACCGATCTCAGCGGCGTCCTTGATGCAGGAGGAGGGGCTGAGACCTGGGGCTGAACTTGGTGTTCGTCTTAAGGCGTTGCGTCTTGCCGCGCTTGATCAGCTGTCCGGGTAG
- a CDS encoding UvrD-helicase domain-containing protein — translation MSFLAGLNDAQRKAVDHHEGPLLVVAGAGSGKTRALTHRIAHMIGQHGVNPAELLAVTFTNKAAREMKERLELLLAQKLAQSQFGQPWSTLAAVDQRQLRSRIYREVIKDLWIGTFHALFARLLRFDIDKFRDPEGLTWTRQFSIYDEGDTQSLVKEIVTQELGLDPKRFEPKKVRWAISNAKNQGWMPEQLEADAGGQRGKLMADTYRRYRRALAANNALDFDDLLLLPVQLLRQNEQVRNYWHRRFRHVLVDEYQDTNRTQYELIKLLVTDGRDPEAFDDWAGRSVFVVGDADQSIYSFRAADFTILMGFQDDFGDGAPDEATQTMVKLEENYRSTATILEAANVLIANNSERIDKVLRPTRGEGELLTLTRCDDEIAEAEAVVHRMRMLDAAHPDLSWGDMAVLYRTNAQSRAMEESLVRWGIPYVVVGGLRFYDRREIKDMLAYLKLLVNPADTVSLLRVLNTPKRGIGKTTIERLTDAANQLGIPLWDVVSDPEAVRSLGGRSAKGLLQFCELINNLKNRAEDAAPSELVQLAMEKSGYVAELIAAGTDEAEDRRRNLNELVNAALQYQEENEEGSLEEFLASAALASDADSKDTDQDRVTLMTLHASKGLEFPVVFLVGMEQGLFPSYRSLEDPAAMEEERRLCYVGITRAKERLFLSHASERRLWGGMREPAVPSVFLSELPEALVQGDIPRSGGAAIRREQRLDRLTRVDRPGSGSASSQPANAVRRRAPARTWSVGDRVRHSSFGEGQVTHLFGSGEKISLAVKFEGMGPKILDPRLAPIEPL, via the coding sequence ATGAGTTTTCTGGCCGGCCTGAATGACGCCCAGCGCAAGGCAGTGGATCACCATGAAGGTCCACTGCTGGTGGTGGCTGGTGCGGGCAGCGGTAAGACCCGAGCTCTGACCCACCGCATTGCCCACATGATTGGGCAGCACGGCGTTAATCCAGCGGAGTTGCTGGCGGTCACCTTCACGAATAAGGCGGCTCGCGAGATGAAGGAGCGGCTTGAGCTGCTTCTGGCTCAGAAGCTTGCGCAGAGTCAGTTTGGACAGCCTTGGAGCACCTTGGCCGCCGTTGATCAGCGGCAGTTGCGCTCGCGGATCTATCGCGAGGTCATCAAAGACCTCTGGATCGGCACCTTCCACGCACTCTTCGCGCGGTTGCTTCGCTTTGACATCGACAAGTTCCGCGATCCAGAGGGGCTGACCTGGACGCGTCAGTTCTCGATCTACGACGAGGGGGACACCCAGAGCCTCGTCAAGGAGATCGTCACCCAGGAGCTGGGGCTGGACCCCAAGCGGTTTGAGCCCAAGAAGGTGCGCTGGGCGATCAGCAACGCCAAAAACCAGGGTTGGATGCCAGAGCAGCTTGAAGCTGACGCGGGCGGGCAGCGCGGCAAGTTGATGGCGGACACCTACCGGCGCTATCGGCGTGCGTTAGCCGCGAACAACGCGTTGGATTTCGACGACCTGCTTCTTCTGCCCGTGCAATTGCTCCGCCAGAACGAGCAGGTTCGCAACTACTGGCACCGGCGTTTTCGCCATGTGCTGGTGGACGAGTACCAAGACACCAACCGCACGCAATACGAACTGATCAAGCTTCTGGTGACCGATGGCCGGGATCCTGAAGCCTTTGACGACTGGGCTGGTCGCTCGGTGTTTGTGGTGGGTGATGCCGATCAGAGCATCTACAGCTTCCGGGCCGCTGACTTCACGATCCTGATGGGTTTTCAGGATGACTTCGGCGACGGTGCCCCCGATGAAGCCACCCAGACCATGGTCAAGTTGGAGGAAAACTATCGCTCGACGGCCACCATTCTTGAGGCCGCGAATGTTCTGATTGCGAACAACAGCGAGCGCATCGACAAGGTTTTACGGCCCACCCGTGGTGAGGGTGAGCTGCTCACCTTGACCCGCTGTGATGACGAGATTGCCGAGGCAGAAGCGGTGGTTCACCGCATGCGGATGCTCGACGCGGCCCATCCCGATTTGAGCTGGGGCGATATGGCGGTGCTGTACCGAACCAACGCCCAGTCCCGTGCGATGGAGGAATCCCTAGTGCGTTGGGGCATTCCCTATGTGGTGGTGGGCGGCCTGCGCTTCTACGACCGGCGTGAGATCAAAGACATGCTGGCGTATCTCAAATTGTTGGTGAATCCCGCCGACACGGTGAGCTTGCTGCGGGTCCTCAATACGCCGAAACGCGGGATCGGTAAGACCACGATTGAACGGCTGACTGATGCCGCGAATCAACTCGGCATTCCGCTCTGGGATGTGGTCAGCGACCCGGAAGCGGTTCGTTCTTTGGGTGGACGTTCCGCAAAAGGACTGCTTCAGTTCTGTGAGTTGATCAACAACCTCAAGAATCGCGCTGAAGATGCGGCTCCTTCCGAGTTGGTTCAGCTGGCGATGGAAAAGAGCGGTTATGTCGCTGAGCTGATCGCTGCCGGGACCGATGAGGCCGAAGACCGGCGCCGCAACCTGAACGAATTGGTCAACGCGGCGCTCCAGTACCAAGAGGAAAACGAAGAGGGCTCTCTTGAGGAGTTCTTGGCGTCCGCTGCCCTGGCCAGTGACGCGGACAGCAAGGACACCGACCAGGACCGGGTCACCTTGATGACGTTGCATGCCAGCAAAGGCTTGGAGTTCCCGGTGGTCTTTTTGGTGGGCATGGAGCAGGGCCTCTTCCCTAGCTACCGGTCCTTGGAGGACCCCGCGGCGATGGAGGAGGAGCGCCGCCTCTGTTACGTGGGCATCACGCGGGCAAAAGAGAGGTTGTTCTTGTCCCACGCCAGCGAGCGCCGACTCTGGGGCGGCATGCGGGAACCGGCGGTCCCGTCTGTCTTCCTCTCTGAGCTGCCGGAGGCTTTGGTGCAAGGGGACATTCCCCGGAGCGGTGGCGCAGCCATCCGCCGCGAACAGCGGCTGGATCGCCTCACCCGTGTAGACCGTCCGGGTTCAGGTTCTGCCTCCTCCCAGCCCGCGAACGCCGTCCGTCGGCGTGCCCCTGCTCGGACCTGGTCCGTTGGCGACCGCGTGCGGCATAGCTCCTTTGGGGAAGGTCAGGTCACGCACTTGTTTGGGAGCGGCGAAAAGATCTCGTTGGCGGTCAAGTTCGAGGGCATGGGGCCGAAGATCCTTGATCCGCGCCTCGCTCCGATCGAGCCCTTGTAG
- a CDS encoding ABC transporter ATP-binding protein, whose translation MRSRTLDQLRHLLNHLPRRRRSALWMLVPLSVVPGVIDLASVAVIARLTGSLVDSDLEDRLPGIHVFGGDSINQSVWMILVFIMLAWGASLSKISLKFFQQRLSAGIWRDISNEVHSRLLQQPFEYHLGKSTADLSSQLLSNLNRVAINVVTPILQILSASVSIVLLSIGILFVGRWLAVVLVVSLVLAYSVISGSVTPRLRHGFRQKMRLEAESTNILFESLGSIRDIQLSGSEPYFERQFQVSGEKARRYAWLTEWLPDLPRGLIEPFGITMIFAVGALPALLSGNQNEVRAILPFLATIAVAALRLTPPLQDAFRSLTQLRGGLPLLDGALALLDLPADRPTQRTPGVPSAAGVFPRNTIRLHDVWYRYPHSDDWVLKGVNLSIPVGSRIALVGSTGSGKTTTANILLGLLHPSRGALDLDGIPVEGLDVPAWQANCAQVPQSINLLNGSVLENVAFGEPIDQVKSDRVWEALEAAQLQDFVAELPYGLHTQVGENGLRLSGGQRQRLALARAFYRQASFLVLDEATSALDNRTESEVIEALEVIGRRCTTVVIAHRLSTVQRCDRIYEFHNGSVKAYGSYTELKERSESFRELAMLEQQQAAS comes from the coding sequence ATGCGCAGCCGAACCCTCGATCAGCTACGCCACCTGCTGAATCACCTGCCGCGGCGGCGGCGTTCGGCGTTGTGGATGTTGGTGCCCCTGTCGGTGGTGCCCGGGGTGATCGATTTGGCCTCCGTCGCGGTGATCGCCCGTCTGACGGGGTCCTTGGTGGATTCCGATCTTGAGGATCGGTTGCCAGGGATTCATGTCTTTGGTGGGGACAGTATCAACCAGAGCGTCTGGATGATTCTGGTTTTCATCATGTTGGCTTGGGGTGCTTCACTCTCAAAGATTTCGCTGAAGTTTTTTCAGCAACGTCTTTCAGCTGGCATCTGGCGAGATATCTCGAATGAGGTCCACTCCAGACTTCTTCAGCAGCCTTTTGAATATCACCTTGGTAAGAGCACCGCTGATCTGAGTTCTCAGTTATTGAGCAACTTGAATCGTGTGGCGATCAATGTTGTCACGCCGATTCTGCAGATTCTGAGTGCATCTGTGTCGATCGTGCTCTTGTCGATCGGGATCTTGTTTGTCGGACGCTGGCTCGCTGTCGTCCTCGTCGTCAGTTTGGTTTTGGCATACAGCGTCATCTCAGGCAGTGTGACCCCTCGGCTTCGCCATGGTTTCCGCCAGAAGATGCGTCTGGAGGCTGAATCGACAAACATTTTGTTTGAGTCATTGGGCTCGATTCGCGACATCCAGCTCAGTGGATCGGAGCCTTATTTCGAGCGTCAATTTCAGGTGTCTGGAGAGAAGGCGCGTCGCTACGCCTGGTTGACCGAGTGGCTTCCGGATCTGCCCCGAGGCCTGATCGAGCCCTTCGGGATCACGATGATTTTTGCGGTCGGAGCCCTGCCGGCTCTCTTGAGTGGCAACCAGAACGAAGTCAGGGCGATCCTTCCGTTTCTGGCCACCATCGCGGTCGCTGCCCTGCGCCTGACGCCACCGCTGCAGGATGCGTTTCGCTCCTTGACCCAACTCAGGGGAGGACTGCCTCTTCTGGATGGGGCTCTGGCCTTGCTGGATTTGCCAGCTGATCGGCCCACCCAGCGCACCCCAGGTGTTCCCTCTGCTGCAGGTGTGTTTCCGCGCAACACCATTCGTCTTCACGACGTTTGGTACCGCTACCCCCACTCCGATGACTGGGTGCTGAAGGGGGTCAACCTTTCGATTCCGGTTGGCTCGCGCATTGCCCTCGTCGGCAGTACGGGTAGCGGTAAAACGACAACTGCGAACATTCTCTTGGGCTTGCTACATCCCAGTCGAGGAGCCCTGGATCTCGACGGGATTCCCGTCGAGGGCCTGGATGTTCCTGCTTGGCAGGCCAATTGCGCCCAAGTTCCTCAGTCGATCAACTTGCTGAACGGCAGTGTTCTTGAGAACGTCGCCTTTGGTGAGCCCATCGATCAGGTCAAATCCGATCGGGTTTGGGAGGCCTTAGAAGCGGCCCAGCTCCAGGACTTTGTGGCTGAACTCCCCTACGGACTTCATACCCAGGTGGGTGAGAACGGTTTGCGCCTTTCCGGGGGCCAGCGGCAACGTTTGGCTTTGGCGAGGGCCTTCTACCGGCAGGCCAGCTTCCTTGTCCTCGATGAGGCCACAAGTGCCTTGGATAACCGCACGGAGTCGGAGGTGATCGAAGCCCTCGAGGTGATCGGACGCCGTTGCACCACGGTCGTCATTGCCCACAGGCTCAGTACGGTTCAACGTTGCGATCGCATTTATGAGTTCCATAACGGCAGCGTGAAGGCGTACGGCAGCTACACCGAGTTGAAGGAGCGCTCTGAGAGCTTCCGAGAGCTGGCGATGCTGGAGCAGCAACAGGCGGCTTCATGA
- a CDS encoding glycosyltransferase — translation MRPLRFLVPGTTGRFRCGGLLVELQTARMLSALGPVEVVTYRQREDGRPFLADLLREESLPGGAGAALWIVSWGFDVPWLLRQLKGRACAYHAHSSGYGFSLPAGVPVLAVSRNTLGYWGDRAPRNPLWLVPNALSPEWLERGQRTGAGERSIDVLVQRRKNSAYVLKQLVPALQARGLRVEVQSGWVDDLVDLFNSAKVVLYDSADYWRGRGVTEGFGLPPLEALACGCVVFSSFNHALADTLDPGRIGHQLGSGSLPADLEAISAAARDPAAWRPDQAALTALLASASEADLLTRWRQALEVVNQHWDRIVAGEPALKAPPRWWLQLKTKLRPIGSLAGRLRP, via the coding sequence TTGCGCCCCCTTCGCTTTTTAGTTCCCGGAACAACCGGTCGCTTTCGCTGCGGGGGGCTCCTCGTTGAGCTTCAAACCGCCCGGATGTTGTCTGCTCTGGGTCCTGTTGAAGTCGTCACGTATCGCCAGCGAGAGGACGGTCGTCCTTTTCTGGCGGATCTGTTGCGCGAGGAGTCCCTTCCAGGCGGAGCTGGTGCTGCGCTTTGGATCGTGAGCTGGGGATTTGACGTTCCTTGGTTGTTGCGGCAACTCAAAGGCCGTGCCTGCGCCTATCACGCCCACAGCAGTGGATATGGCTTTTCGTTGCCTGCCGGTGTGCCAGTGCTGGCGGTGAGTCGCAATACCCTGGGGTACTGGGGCGATCGGGCACCGCGAAACCCGCTTTGGCTGGTCCCCAATGCCCTCAGCCCCGAGTGGCTTGAGCGGGGACAGCGCACAGGAGCGGGCGAGCGCAGCATTGATGTTCTCGTCCAGCGGCGTAAGAACAGTGCCTATGTCCTGAAGCAGTTGGTTCCCGCTCTTCAGGCCCGGGGTTTGCGTGTTGAGGTTCAGTCCGGATGGGTCGATGACTTGGTGGATCTCTTTAACAGCGCCAAGGTGGTCCTCTACGACTCGGCGGACTATTGGCGCGGTCGCGGCGTGACCGAGGGCTTTGGTCTGCCCCCCTTGGAGGCCCTCGCCTGCGGTTGCGTGGTGTTCAGCAGCTTCAACCATGCGTTGGCTGACACTTTGGATCCAGGTCGGATCGGGCATCAGTTGGGATCGGGCTCGTTGCCGGCAGATCTCGAAGCCATCAGCGCTGCTGCTCGAGATCCCGCTGCATGGAGACCCGATCAAGCAGCTCTGACAGCTCTTCTGGCGTCAGCCAGCGAGGCGGACCTCCTGACGCGTTGGCGGCAGGCGCTCGAGGTGGTCAATCAGCACTGGGACCGGATTGTTGCCGGGGAACCTGCGCTGAAGGCTCCACCACGGTGGTGGCTTCAGCTGAAAACAAAACTCAGGCCAATCGGTTCGCTGGCTGGCCGTTTGAGGCCGTAG
- a CDS encoding heme oxygenase (biliverdin-producing), translating into MSVALAAQLREGTKKSHTMAENTGFVSCFLKGVVDKASYRKLVADLYFVYGAMEDEFARLKDNPVLAPIAFEQLNRREALEKDLAYYFGSDWKQNIQPSPSASVYVERIHQVAKESPELLVGHHYTRYLGDLSGGQILKNIAQKAMNLGGDDGLHFYEFDAIADEKAFKGTYRSAMDTLPIDQPMADRIVEEANEAFHLNMNMFKELEGNLVAAIGKVLFGFLTRRQRTGSTETVAA; encoded by the coding sequence ATGTCTGTCGCTCTTGCTGCCCAGTTGCGTGAAGGGACCAAGAAGTCCCACACCATGGCCGAGAACACTGGCTTCGTGAGCTGCTTCCTCAAGGGCGTCGTGGACAAGGCGAGCTACCGCAAGCTGGTGGCCGACCTCTACTTCGTCTACGGGGCGATGGAGGACGAGTTCGCCCGCTTGAAAGACAACCCGGTCCTTGCCCCGATTGCTTTTGAACAGCTGAACCGCCGTGAGGCCCTTGAGAAGGACCTCGCCTACTACTTCGGCTCAGATTGGAAGCAGAACATTCAGCCGTCACCTTCCGCCAGCGTCTACGTCGAGCGCATCCATCAGGTGGCCAAGGAGTCGCCCGAGTTGCTGGTGGGTCACCACTACACCCGCTATCTCGGCGACCTCTCCGGTGGTCAGATTCTGAAGAACATCGCCCAGAAGGCCATGAACCTGGGTGGAGACGACGGTCTCCACTTCTATGAGTTCGACGCCATCGCCGACGAGAAGGCCTTCAAGGGCACCTATCGCTCCGCCATGGACACCCTGCCGATCGATCAGCCGATGGCCGATCGGATCGTGGAGGAGGCCAATGAGGCGTTCCACCTGAATATGAACATGTTCAAGGAGCTGGAGGGCAACCTCGTCGCTGCCATTGGAAAGGTGCTCTTTGGCTTCCTGACCCGCCGCCAGCGCACCGGCAGCACTGAGACTGTGGCTGCTTAG